From Pelagicoccus albus, the proteins below share one genomic window:
- a CDS encoding MFS transporter — MSQVSTESPSSKSGPKPRHPLYWVPSLYLAMGLPNVTVGVVAAILYKNMGISNQDIALYTSQMYLPWVLKPLWAPFLEPFKTKRWWVISMEFAMMASLGMVAFSLPLDGFFRLSLAFFWITGFASATQDIVADGVYMTTMKRKDQARYAGVQGMCWNLGAVIASGLLVTLTGWLRNGLELSWAHCWMIVMGGTALAMGGFGLWHLKTLPVGEVSPLAGQKASAAWPALKKSWVSFFQKPQIWMMLTVVFFYRFGEGFIEKFGPLFMLDPREVGGLGLDNEALGYISGTVGTIAFIAGAFLGGFLVARLSLKRSFFLLALILNVPNATYFILSQTLPDNLYVIGGIVALEKFGFGMGSVGHMLYMMQQLAPGPFKMTHYAFATGVMAMTRWSTGSLSGWVYSLCGENYSTFFVFVLLASVPPIVLAWMAPFPLDHEEE, encoded by the coding sequence ATGTCTCAAGTTTCCACCGAAAGCCCTTCCTCGAAATCCGGCCCTAAGCCACGTCACCCGCTCTACTGGGTGCCGTCTCTGTACCTCGCAATGGGCTTGCCGAATGTGACCGTAGGCGTGGTGGCGGCGATCCTCTATAAAAACATGGGGATCTCGAATCAGGACATCGCCCTGTACACGTCCCAAATGTATCTGCCTTGGGTGCTCAAGCCGCTCTGGGCCCCGTTTCTAGAGCCCTTCAAGACCAAGCGTTGGTGGGTGATCAGCATGGAATTCGCCATGATGGCCTCGCTCGGCATGGTGGCTTTCTCTTTGCCTCTAGATGGCTTCTTCCGGCTGTCCTTGGCTTTCTTTTGGATAACAGGCTTTGCGTCCGCCACCCAAGACATCGTGGCTGACGGTGTCTACATGACGACCATGAAGCGCAAGGACCAAGCACGCTACGCCGGGGTGCAGGGAATGTGTTGGAATCTTGGAGCGGTCATCGCGTCCGGTTTGTTGGTGACCTTGACCGGCTGGCTTCGCAACGGGCTGGAGCTGAGCTGGGCCCACTGCTGGATGATCGTGATGGGCGGTACTGCCTTGGCCATGGGAGGCTTTGGGCTTTGGCACCTGAAGACCTTGCCGGTGGGCGAGGTTTCACCCTTGGCGGGGCAGAAGGCCAGCGCGGCTTGGCCTGCCCTGAAGAAATCTTGGGTCAGCTTTTTCCAAAAGCCGCAGATCTGGATGATGTTGACCGTGGTCTTCTTCTATCGCTTCGGCGAGGGATTCATCGAAAAATTCGGCCCCTTGTTCATGCTCGACCCCAGAGAGGTCGGAGGCTTGGGGCTGGATAACGAAGCTCTCGGCTACATTAGCGGCACGGTCGGAACCATCGCTTTCATCGCAGGCGCCTTCCTTGGCGGATTTCTGGTAGCCCGCCTATCGCTGAAACGATCCTTCTTCCTTTTGGCCCTGATTCTAAACGTACCCAACGCGACCTATTTCATTCTCAGCCAGACCCTGCCGGACAATCTTTACGTGATCGGAGGCATTGTAGCCTTGGAGAAGTTTGGCTTCGGAATGGGCTCGGTGGGCCACATGCTCTACATGATGCAGCAGCTTGCTCCGGGGCCCTTTAAGATGACTCACTACGCCTTCGCGACTGGCGTAATGGCCATGACGCGATGGTCGACCGGTTCGCTCAGCGGCTGGGTGTATTCGCTTTGCGGGGAGAACTATTCCACCTTTTTCGTCTTTGTGCTGCTGGCTTCGGTGCCGCCAATCGTCCTAGCGTGGATGGCTCCGTTCCCCTTGGATCATGAAGAGGAATAG
- a CDS encoding L,D-transpeptidase, whose amino-acid sequence MSSDLLQPITHKLDSLEIKQTARILHVSIAKQRMRGFQNGRLWREFVVSTGKKPPSCVENSFGTPTGLHRIAEKHGGSSKLGAVLRSRIDSGELYWELPEEEQEKNLVTTRILWLEGLEPGHNQGGDRDTYNRYVYIHGTNHEDRIGEPASGGCVLLRNREMIELFDFAEIGDLVLIEL is encoded by the coding sequence ATGTCCTCGGACTTATTGCAGCCGATCACCCATAAGCTCGACTCCCTCGAGATCAAGCAAACAGCGCGAATACTGCACGTCTCAATCGCCAAGCAGCGGATGCGGGGTTTCCAGAACGGGCGGCTCTGGCGGGAATTCGTAGTCTCCACGGGAAAAAAACCACCCAGCTGCGTGGAGAATTCTTTTGGCACTCCGACCGGTCTACATCGCATCGCAGAGAAGCACGGCGGCTCTTCGAAACTGGGAGCTGTGCTGCGTTCCAGAATCGACAGCGGCGAGCTCTATTGGGAGCTCCCCGAGGAGGAGCAGGAGAAAAACCTAGTCACCACCCGCATCCTCTGGCTGGAGGGCTTGGAGCCGGGGCACAACCAAGGCGGCGATCGCGATACCTACAATCGCTACGTCTACATCCATGGAACCAACCACGAGGACCGCATCGGCGAGCCAGCGAGCGGAGGCTGCGTCTTGCTACGCAACCGGGAGATGATCGAGCTATTCGACTTCGCGGAAATCGGCGATCTGGTGCTAATCGAGCTTTAA
- a CDS encoding aspartate-semialdehyde dehydrogenase: MGYKVGIVGATGAVGQEFIKLLGEREFPLSELKLFASARSAGKQVEALGQTITIEEATETCFEGLDFVLFSANGDLSKKLCPAAAKAGAVAIDNSSAFRMDPEVPLVVPEINGEAARAHKGIIANPNCSTAISLMGAYPLHKKFGLKRMIASTYQAVSGSGAEAMQELEDQVKAWSAGEPIEKNVYPHQIAFNALPHVDVFLENGYTKEEMKLVNESRKIMALPDLVASCTCVRVPVMRSHSISINAEFERPVSVEEARAAIAEAQGVDLVDDPENKVYPMPLDFAGKVNCGVGRIRKDLGYENGLAFWVVGDQLWKGAALNAIQIAEYLIK; the protein is encoded by the coding sequence ATGGGTTACAAAGTAGGCATCGTTGGAGCGACCGGAGCGGTCGGCCAAGAATTTATCAAGCTTCTAGGCGAAAGGGAATTTCCCCTTTCGGAACTGAAGCTGTTTGCTTCCGCTCGATCTGCAGGAAAACAGGTCGAGGCGTTGGGGCAAACCATTACCATCGAAGAAGCCACCGAAACCTGTTTTGAAGGACTCGATTTCGTGCTTTTCAGCGCCAATGGCGATCTCTCCAAAAAGCTTTGTCCCGCCGCCGCCAAGGCTGGCGCCGTAGCGATCGACAACAGTTCCGCCTTCCGCATGGATCCCGAAGTGCCGCTCGTAGTGCCGGAGATCAATGGTGAAGCGGCTCGGGCGCACAAGGGCATCATCGCTAATCCGAACTGCTCGACTGCGATCTCTCTGATGGGGGCCTACCCGCTGCACAAGAAGTTTGGCCTCAAGCGTATGATCGCTTCCACCTACCAAGCCGTGAGCGGTTCCGGGGCGGAGGCCATGCAAGAGCTCGAAGACCAGGTTAAGGCTTGGTCTGCGGGTGAACCGATCGAAAAGAACGTCTATCCACACCAGATCGCATTCAATGCCCTTCCACACGTCGATGTGTTCTTGGAAAACGGATACACCAAGGAAGAGATGAAGCTGGTCAACGAAAGCCGCAAGATCATGGCACTGCCAGATCTGGTTGCTTCTTGCACCTGTGTCCGCGTTCCCGTGATGCGTTCGCACTCCATCTCCATCAACGCCGAGTTCGAGCGTCCCGTATCTGTAGAAGAAGCGCGTGCCGCGATCGCGGAAGCTCAGGGCGTGGACCTAGTCGACGATCCGGAGAATAAGGTTTACCCCATGCCGCTCGACTTCGCGGGCAAGGTGAACTGTGGCGTCGGCCGTATCCGCAAAGACCTAGGCTACGAAAACGGCCTAGCGTTCTGGGTAGTCGGCGACCAGCTCTGGAAGGGTGCTGCTCTCAATGCCATCCAGATTGCGGAATACCTGATCAAGTAA
- a CDS encoding TonB family protein: MYGKSPLCFLLLITASLLSAEPLEIYYFANQQAYRLDGFDRETPQLTEVSAEVVSDFEGHRHEAWWVKGELPLKSEYAATLSNYTTKRIANSYKERYRSKRYKVFMRLDEAFESLAEPEDPYSLLRIVGWIKDGEFTRFTCSAMDLAELEITESEFGGFPVCYYVQDGELVRRKTVYRWDRYLLGEETNDRSANLKEKNNEGRGSLHFAAANGNVDLARQILEENKKFVKSSDRYQGSALFFAAANGREEVVELLLSYEAPIADGNQGRRSILSEASRNGHLPVVKLMAPGKPKGSEMKWHYSWAASDALNENYDDVAMYLIENGANFTVKETEYDQYVLAKFAAGYPELGFKLIDKFKLEPNVSRNGYNLLHSVASYADVSLLERVHSMGVDLKEKSRAGMFPVDHAIGLGNVESICWFLDNGGRYEIEGKHVDPFKYAISNDQISSVECLIGYGYDVNREILPRMTPLMFACYFRRFEIAKALADAGGVYLLDSPHAELTAIRLIEGDQADLVARLIEQGWEQDRLVLGELSLQACSEFFESDTVKEMLETRGWIQEEADLVTLASLDERPNVLKTFEADYPAKLQEKFGDLDIVVRLALSGKGTPVLVDMQLSEEQEELRELVEQGLYAMRLTPSTQGGESVCFTLKTKIQLKSDFDLSELFELSDVDMKPQALVMATPLYPFSMQSKKARGRVVVQFILGPNGKVYRAHAISSTHYEFEEPAILCVEESVWQPARKNGTPVACKIRIPIQFAP; the protein is encoded by the coding sequence ATGTACGGAAAAAGCCCCCTGTGTTTCCTCCTCTTGATTACAGCTAGCTTGCTCTCAGCTGAGCCTCTAGAGATCTATTATTTTGCTAACCAGCAGGCTTACCGGCTGGATGGCTTTGACAGAGAGACTCCTCAGCTTACTGAGGTTTCGGCCGAAGTTGTGTCCGACTTCGAGGGCCACCGACACGAAGCTTGGTGGGTAAAAGGCGAATTGCCTCTGAAATCTGAATACGCTGCCACCTTGTCGAATTACACGACTAAGCGTATCGCCAACAGCTACAAGGAGAGGTACAGGTCGAAAAGGTATAAGGTTTTTATGCGGCTAGACGAGGCCTTTGAGAGCTTGGCGGAACCGGAAGATCCATACAGTCTGCTTCGCATCGTGGGCTGGATCAAAGATGGAGAGTTTACTCGGTTTACCTGTTCGGCGATGGACTTAGCTGAACTCGAAATCACGGAATCCGAATTTGGCGGATTTCCCGTTTGTTACTATGTTCAAGATGGAGAGTTGGTTCGAAGAAAGACTGTCTACAGGTGGGATCGGTATTTGCTGGGTGAAGAAACCAACGATCGCTCCGCAAACTTGAAAGAAAAGAACAACGAGGGCCGCGGCTCTCTTCATTTTGCTGCAGCCAATGGGAACGTGGACCTAGCTCGGCAGATTTTGGAGGAGAACAAGAAGTTCGTGAAATCCTCGGATCGTTATCAAGGCAGTGCCCTTTTCTTTGCCGCTGCTAACGGTAGGGAAGAAGTGGTCGAGCTTTTGCTATCGTACGAGGCTCCCATAGCGGATGGTAACCAGGGGCGTCGATCCATCCTTAGTGAGGCCAGTCGCAACGGGCATTTACCAGTGGTAAAGCTAATGGCTCCTGGCAAGCCCAAGGGGAGTGAGATGAAATGGCATTATTCGTGGGCGGCGTCGGATGCTCTGAATGAAAACTACGATGATGTAGCCATGTACCTGATCGAAAATGGGGCTAATTTTACCGTAAAGGAAACTGAATACGATCAATACGTTTTGGCGAAGTTTGCAGCAGGCTATCCTGAGTTGGGATTTAAGCTGATCGATAAGTTCAAGCTGGAGCCAAATGTAAGTAGAAATGGATACAACCTACTGCATTCTGTAGCTTCATATGCGGATGTGTCTCTACTCGAACGAGTCCATTCTATGGGGGTCGACTTGAAGGAAAAGTCTAGGGCAGGTATGTTTCCGGTCGATCATGCCATTGGTTTGGGCAATGTGGAATCGATCTGCTGGTTTCTCGATAATGGCGGCCGTTATGAAATCGAGGGTAAGCATGTGGATCCCTTCAAGTATGCCATATCCAACGACCAAATTTCATCAGTAGAGTGTCTGATTGGATACGGTTATGATGTAAACCGAGAGATCCTCCCTAGAATGACGCCCTTGATGTTTGCCTGCTATTTTCGCCGTTTTGAAATAGCGAAGGCTTTGGCGGATGCGGGTGGCGTTTATTTGTTGGATAGTCCGCATGCCGAATTGACAGCGATCCGACTGATCGAAGGAGATCAGGCTGATTTAGTGGCTCGATTGATCGAACAGGGCTGGGAGCAGGATCGCTTGGTATTGGGAGAGTTATCCCTGCAAGCTTGCTCAGAGTTTTTTGAATCCGATACCGTCAAAGAAATGCTAGAGACTCGAGGATGGATACAGGAAGAAGCCGATCTGGTTACACTCGCGAGTCTCGATGAAAGGCCAAATGTGCTGAAGACCTTCGAAGCGGATTATCCAGCGAAACTTCAAGAGAAGTTTGGAGACTTGGATATCGTGGTACGCTTAGCTCTTAGCGGGAAAGGGACCCCGGTCTTAGTCGATATGCAGCTTTCTGAAGAGCAAGAGGAATTACGAGAGTTGGTGGAGCAGGGACTTTACGCTATGCGGCTCACACCCTCTACGCAGGGGGGAGAATCAGTTTGCTTCACTTTAAAAACGAAGATCCAGCTCAAGTCGGATTTTGATTTGAGTGAGTTGTTCGAGCTCTCCGACGTAGATATGAAGCCTCAGGCTCTTGTTATGGCCACGCCTTTATATCCCTTCTCGATGCAGTCGAAAAAGGCGA